One window from the genome of Pedobacter schmidteae encodes:
- a CDS encoding Gfo/Idh/MocA family protein, whose amino-acid sequence MMKPEELSRRQFLTRNAIALSGFALSYAGFPALGSSHLKNEMIRVGVIGTGSRGTGLIKLINGIPEMQVTACCDPIAEHLKNGLKQAAKGAKGYADYRKLLEDKSVDAVIIATPLYLHYPMAVDALTARKHVYLEKSMSYDIAQAIDLEKKVNQSNLVFQVGYQYRYFGLYHKVKEVIGQNWLGKITNFECQYNRNSNWRFAVSDPKMERAINWRMYKEYCGGPLSELCAHAIDAVHYLTDSRPLKVTAMGGINYWKDGRDTYDNIRAIYEYPDDVKVSVTSVLSNAYNGYGIRILGDKATLEIQRDKAFIYPESLNNKRGTVDGVTGATIAVTTQGKGNELIFEKPGEKSLEPTVYALKDFVNCILTRRKPLSNASTAKDSSIAIHMGNTAAETETIQRWKPEYSS is encoded by the coding sequence ATGATGAAACCGGAAGAACTTTCAAGAAGACAATTTTTAACGAGGAATGCTATAGCCTTATCGGGTTTTGCTTTAAGTTATGCCGGGTTTCCTGCCCTGGGCAGCAGTCATTTAAAAAATGAGATGATCAGGGTGGGGGTAATTGGTACCGGATCAAGGGGCACGGGTTTAATTAAGTTAATTAACGGAATACCGGAAATGCAGGTTACGGCCTGTTGCGACCCTATTGCAGAACACCTTAAAAATGGGCTAAAGCAGGCTGCCAAAGGTGCTAAGGGTTACGCCGATTACCGTAAACTTTTGGAGGATAAATCTGTAGATGCGGTGATTATTGCAACACCACTTTATTTACATTATCCTATGGCTGTAGATGCCCTGACTGCACGAAAGCATGTGTATCTGGAAAAATCTATGAGTTATGATATTGCCCAGGCCATTGATCTGGAGAAAAAAGTAAATCAGTCAAACCTGGTGTTTCAGGTGGGTTACCAGTATCGTTATTTTGGTTTATACCATAAAGTAAAAGAAGTGATAGGTCAGAATTGGCTGGGAAAGATCACCAACTTTGAGTGCCAGTATAACCGGAATTCTAACTGGCGCTTTGCGGTGAGCGATCCAAAAATGGAACGGGCCATCAACTGGCGCATGTACAAGGAATATTGTGGTGGGCCTTTGTCTGAACTTTGTGCACATGCTATTGATGCGGTACATTACCTGACAGATAGTCGTCCTTTGAAGGTTACTGCGATGGGTGGTATAAATTATTGGAAGGATGGAAGAGACACCTACGACAACATCAGGGCTATTTATGAATACCCTGATGATGTTAAAGTAAGCGTTACATCGGTACTTTCCAATGCCTATAATGGATACGGCATCCGCATTTTGGGTGATAAGGCTACACTGGAAATACAGCGCGATAAAGCGTTTATCTACCCGGAATCACTGAACAACAAACGAGGTACTGTTGACGGGGTAACCGGAGCGACTATAGCGGTAACCACACAAGGTAAGGGCAATGAGCTGATTTTCGAAAAACCGGGCGAGAAATCTTTGGAACCAACGGTATATGCATTGAAAGATTTCGTAAATTGTATTTTAACAAGGCGCAAACCGCTATCTAATGCATCGACAGCGAAGGACTCATCAATAGCGATTCATATGGGCAATACAGCAGCCGAAACAGAGACTATACAGCGGTGGAAGCCAGAATATTCAAGTTAA
- a CDS encoding sugar MFS transporter: MSRQQSTSVSVSSPSKRDTLISILIIGLLFFIFGFVSWINAILIPYFKIACELTNFESYLVAFAFYISYFVMSVPSSFLLKSVGFKKGMMIGFWTMAIGAFIFVPAALTRTYEVFLLGLFSLGAGLAILQTAANPYITVLGPKERAAQRISIMGICNKGAGILAPLLFAAVILKATDGELFKQLPLMNAAEKNAALDELIRRVIVPYSCVGVVLIGLGFMVRYSPLPEIDTEHESEDLAAANSGKTSIFQFPHLILGAIAIFLHVGTQVIAIDTIIGYAGSMNIHLLEAKIFPSYTLFATICGYTLGILLIPKIISQVNVLRICTVLGGVFTLMIIFGHGPVRILGHTADVSIWFVVLLGLANSLVWAGIWPLALDGLGRYTKLGASIMIMGLCGNAIMPLFYGYFADVYDLRTAYWVLFPCYLYLIFYAFKGYQIRRWQANKIN, encoded by the coding sequence ATGTCCAGGCAACAAAGCACTTCTGTATCGGTAAGTTCCCCAAGTAAAAGGGATACCTTGATTTCTATTCTCATCATTGGATTATTGTTCTTTATTTTCGGTTTTGTTTCCTGGATAAACGCCATCCTGATTCCTTATTTTAAGATCGCTTGCGAACTGACAAACTTTGAGTCGTACCTGGTTGCTTTTGCTTTTTACATCTCGTATTTTGTAATGTCGGTACCCTCGTCTTTTCTTTTGAAGTCTGTAGGTTTTAAAAAGGGGATGATGATTGGTTTCTGGACCATGGCCATTGGGGCATTTATTTTTGTCCCTGCTGCGCTGACGCGAACTTATGAGGTCTTTTTACTGGGCCTATTTTCCTTAGGTGCAGGTTTGGCCATCCTGCAAACGGCAGCAAACCCTTACATTACCGTTTTGGGGCCTAAAGAAAGAGCAGCGCAGCGCATCAGTATTATGGGGATTTGCAATAAAGGGGCGGGTATATTGGCGCCATTGCTGTTTGCCGCTGTCATTTTAAAAGCTACCGATGGTGAGCTGTTTAAGCAATTGCCTTTGATGAATGCCGCTGAAAAAAATGCGGCACTGGACGAGCTGATCCGTCGGGTAATTGTTCCTTATAGCTGTGTGGGCGTGGTGTTGATTGGTCTCGGTTTTATGGTCCGCTACTCGCCTTTGCCGGAAATTGATACCGAACACGAGAGCGAGGACCTGGCTGCGGCCAACTCTGGTAAGACCAGTATTTTTCAGTTTCCACATCTTATTCTAGGGGCCATCGCCATCTTTTTGCATGTAGGAACACAGGTTATCGCCATTGATACCATTATAGGCTATGCAGGTTCTATGAACATCCATTTGCTGGAAGCCAAAATATTCCCTTCCTATACTTTGTTTGCCACCATTTGCGGTTATACCTTAGGTATACTATTGATTCCTAAAATCATCAGTCAGGTTAATGTACTGCGGATTTGTACGGTGTTGGGGGGCGTGTTTACCCTAATGATTATTTTTGGCCACGGGCCGGTGCGTATTTTAGGGCATACCGCTGATGTTTCTATCTGGTTTGTAGTACTGCTAGGACTGGCAAATTCATTGGTTTGGGCAGGGATCTGGCCTCTGGCGCTTGATGGACTGGGCAGGTATACCAAGCTGGGAGCATCTATCATGATCATGGGATTATGCGGGAATGCCATTATGCCACTTTTTTATGGCTATTTTGCTGATGTTTACGATCTCAGGACCGCTTACTGGGTATTGTTTCCCTGCTATTTATATCTAATTTTTTATGCGTTTAAGGGGTATCAGATCAGACGTTGGCAGGCCAATAAAATCAATTAA